Proteins encoded by one window of Streptomyces uncialis:
- a CDS encoding GNAT family N-acetyltransferase has translation MEYDVRAIRAEEWAPARELRLAALSDPLASVAFLETYEKAVERSEAWWRERTALLASGDGQCQFVAVGPDTVFAGSVGAVLERPGAVDEVVGLPVDRLQAHLYGVYVRPERRGSGLTDALFAAALDWAWSQPGVERVRLIVNGANPRAEGFYRRAGFVRTGLTLPFALNPALLEYEMEMLRQSDAR, from the coding sequence ATGGAATACGACGTTCGCGCGATCCGCGCAGAGGAGTGGGCGCCGGCCCGGGAGCTGCGGCTGGCGGCCCTGAGCGACCCCCTGGCATCGGTCGCGTTCCTGGAGACCTATGAGAAGGCGGTGGAGCGGTCGGAGGCCTGGTGGCGGGAGCGGACCGCGCTGCTGGCGTCCGGCGACGGGCAGTGCCAGTTCGTGGCGGTGGGGCCTGACACGGTGTTCGCCGGGTCGGTGGGTGCCGTCCTGGAGCGTCCGGGCGCCGTGGACGAGGTCGTCGGGCTGCCCGTCGACCGGCTCCAGGCGCACCTCTACGGCGTCTACGTACGGCCGGAGCGCCGGGGCAGCGGGCTGACCGACGCGTTGTTCGCCGCCGCTCTCGACTGGGCCTGGTCGCAGCCGGGCGTCGAGCGGGTACGGCTGATCGTCAACGGTGCCAACCCCAGGGCCGAGGGCTTCTACCGGCGGGCCGGTTTCGTCCGCACCGGGCTGACCCTGCCGTTCGCCCTGAACCCCGCACTACTGGAGTACGAGATGGAGATGCTACGCCAGTCCGATGCGCGGTGA
- a CDS encoding type IV secretory system conjugative DNA transfer family protein, with the protein MPGQDRGGYTAEYDSDPPRGGGGGPRRNERGVPDSLLVGGLAFLLGTTLLVWSSTSLAARFAHGSWPGGVTFDHTPAALRHLITNPGDLTGAWSATPADHLSGPGLFWTLFLTQLTLLIVLGVYVTRLATFLTTGRTRAQRAQDRARARKADHPYPRHAENRYDTPEDRGRYGDDRYGDPGRDGALHHADERPVDERPERKQLHPNRYEAPAATPQEAPLTPSTTHPSPSTAPALPAPSVTATPAHPGPAAPAPATPTATAAGTAPAQAAAPLPVPHPVPPSPSPLFLGPPDARQPLAVQAVRDAEGPALVITSDPAIWAETKDARAKLGPVLLYDPLHLCDTPARLHWSPSRGCEDRDTAALRAKALLAPIRPSAKLDTAVADTAETLLCCFLHAAAVDGRQFRHVHRWAQGSQVQEAVRALRTNPAAASGSAGELEAALTAYPERRDIAQELTARALSALFTVNVREACTPNRTDALTLDSFVAEGGTLYLVGEAIEDPKSRPGAMPLLTALASSVVEHGRRMAERSSSGRLDPPFALVLDDVAAVAPIPQLPALLASGADRGMPTLALLRSREQARARWPHDELPIPA; encoded by the coding sequence ATGCCGGGACAGGACCGTGGGGGGTACACGGCGGAGTACGACAGCGACCCGCCCCGGGGCGGTGGCGGCGGACCCCGCCGCAACGAACGCGGGGTACCCGACTCCCTGCTCGTCGGCGGCCTCGCCTTCCTCCTCGGTACGACCCTCCTCGTCTGGTCCTCCACGAGTCTGGCGGCCCGATTCGCCCACGGCTCCTGGCCGGGCGGCGTCACCTTCGACCACACCCCGGCCGCCCTGCGCCATCTGATCACCAACCCCGGTGACCTCACCGGCGCCTGGTCCGCCACCCCCGCCGACCATCTCTCCGGCCCCGGCCTCTTCTGGACGCTCTTCCTCACCCAGCTGACCCTGCTGATCGTCCTCGGCGTCTACGTCACACGGCTCGCCACCTTCCTCACCACCGGCCGCACCCGAGCCCAACGCGCTCAGGACCGCGCCAGAGCCCGCAAGGCCGACCACCCGTACCCCCGCCACGCCGAGAACCGGTACGACACCCCCGAAGACCGGGGACGGTACGGGGACGACCGGTACGGCGACCCCGGACGGGACGGGGCCCTCCACCACGCCGACGAACGGCCCGTGGATGAACGGCCCGAACGGAAGCAGCTCCACCCGAACCGGTACGAGGCACCGGCAGCAACACCCCAGGAAGCCCCCCTCACCCCGAGCACCACCCACCCGTCCCCCAGCACCGCACCAGCCCTGCCCGCGCCCTCCGTCACAGCAACCCCCGCCCACCCGGGACCCGCCGCCCCCGCACCCGCGACCCCGACCGCAACCGCAGCCGGCACCGCACCGGCTCAGGCCGCAGCCCCGCTCCCCGTACCACATCCCGTCCCGCCCTCCCCCAGTCCGTTGTTCCTCGGCCCCCCGGACGCCCGGCAGCCGCTCGCGGTGCAGGCCGTACGCGACGCGGAGGGACCCGCTCTCGTCATCACCTCCGACCCCGCGATCTGGGCGGAGACCAAGGACGCCCGCGCCAAGCTCGGCCCTGTGCTCCTCTACGACCCTCTCCACCTCTGCGACACCCCGGCCCGCCTCCATTGGTCACCGAGCAGGGGCTGTGAGGACCGGGACACGGCGGCCCTGCGGGCGAAGGCACTGCTCGCCCCGATAAGGCCCAGCGCGAAGCTCGACACGGCGGTCGCCGACACCGCCGAGACCCTGCTGTGCTGCTTCCTGCACGCCGCGGCCGTGGACGGACGCCAGTTCCGCCACGTCCACCGCTGGGCACAGGGCAGTCAGGTGCAGGAGGCGGTACGGGCACTGCGGACCAACCCCGCGGCCGCGTCCGGCAGCGCGGGCGAGCTGGAAGCCGCCCTCACCGCCTATCCCGAACGCCGCGACATCGCACAGGAACTGACGGCACGTGCGCTGTCGGCCCTTTTCACCGTGAACGTCCGCGAGGCGTGCACACCGAACCGAACTGACGCGCTCACCCTGGATTCCTTCGTGGCCGAAGGGGGCACGCTCTATCTGGTGGGAGAGGCGATCGAAGATCCCAAGTCCCGCCCCGGAGCCATGCCTTTGCTCACGGCTCTGGCCTCAAGCGTGGTCGAGCACGGCCGGCGCATGGCCGAACGGTCATCCTCCGGTCGGCTCGACCCACCATTCGCCCTCGTCCTCGACGATGTGGCGGCGGTCGCCCCGATCCCCCAGCTCCCCGCACTGCTCGCCAGCGGCGCCGACCGGGGGATGCCGACCCTCGCATTGCTCCGCTCACGTGAACAGGCCCGCGCCCGCTGGCCGCACGACGAGCTCCCCATCCCCGCCTGA
- a CDS encoding response regulator: MTTVLIADDQHLQRLGFRMLLESQDDLTVVGEATNGMEAVRLTARLRPDVVLMDIRMPGQDGIEATRQIVATGDRTRVLILTTFDLDEYAYAGLRAGASGFLVKDALPEELLSGIRAVATGDAVVAPSLTRRLLDAYVKHLPADGSQGGAPVMDERIAALTEREREILTVIGQGWTNPEIAARLHLAESTVKSHVGRILAKTGARDRVQAVILAYDARLVEPT, encoded by the coding sequence GTGACCACCGTTCTCATCGCCGACGACCAGCACCTGCAGCGGCTCGGCTTCCGCATGCTCCTGGAGAGTCAGGACGACCTGACGGTCGTGGGCGAGGCGACGAACGGCATGGAGGCCGTCCGTCTGACCGCGCGACTCCGCCCCGATGTGGTCCTGATGGACATCAGGATGCCGGGCCAGGACGGCATCGAGGCCACCCGCCAGATCGTCGCTACGGGCGACCGCACCCGGGTCCTCATCCTGACCACGTTCGACCTGGACGAGTACGCGTACGCGGGTCTCCGGGCCGGCGCGAGCGGGTTCCTCGTCAAGGACGCCCTTCCCGAGGAGCTGCTGTCCGGTATACGCGCGGTGGCGACGGGCGACGCGGTGGTCGCCCCGAGCCTGACCCGTCGTCTCCTCGACGCGTACGTCAAACATCTCCCCGCCGACGGATCACAGGGCGGTGCCCCGGTCATGGACGAACGGATCGCCGCCCTCACCGAAAGGGAGCGCGAGATCCTCACGGTCATCGGTCAGGGCTGGACGAATCCGGAGATCGCGGCACGTCTCCATCTCGCGGAGTCGACCGTGAAGTCCCATGTGGGCCGCATCCTCGCGAAGACCGGCGCCCGGGACCGCGTCCAGGCGGTGATCCTCGCCTACGACGCACGCCTCGTGGAACCGACGTGA
- a CDS encoding sensor histidine kinase gives MRSLGRRLLLLKGGRGPASCARDFVPFPQRVQQAVRAADQRRPRVWDALLTSFWLIAVLIDLNDGGWRMVAINKNVPGWLLLLITVSFTVPLYWRRSHPFTVMVATAVPAFANSLSGAVLQAETLQLIVVYNIAYRLPFRSFWWVGALIAAPQTAGAVRFPDSAWWDRGAQFLWATLFVALMGVVVRSRRDYTRALVERARQLETERDQQTRLAAAAERARIAREMHDIIGHNLSVITGLADGGAYASRKSPERAGQALEGIATTSRQALGELRRLLDVLREEAPGAREPDLSPQPALVDLDGLVERVRAAGLPVHTTVHGTPDAVPPGLQLTVYRLLQEALTNTMKHAGPGATAEIQVRYEPDEVRLAVTDRGGRPDSSAEPPHPLPVDGDEPRADAGRGLTGMRERTALYSGTLDAGPLTDGRGRPVGWRVHALLPLPEETTT, from the coding sequence CTGAGGAGCCTGGGGCGCAGGCTGCTCCTTCTGAAGGGAGGACGGGGCCCGGCCTCCTGCGCGCGGGACTTCGTCCCGTTCCCCCAGCGTGTCCAGCAGGCTGTCCGCGCCGCCGATCAGCGGCGTCCACGCGTCTGGGACGCGCTGCTCACGAGTTTCTGGCTCATCGCGGTCCTGATCGACTTGAACGACGGCGGCTGGCGGATGGTCGCGATCAACAAGAACGTGCCCGGCTGGCTCCTGCTGCTGATCACGGTGTCCTTCACGGTGCCGCTGTACTGGCGTCGCAGCCACCCGTTCACCGTCATGGTGGCCACCGCTGTCCCCGCCTTCGCGAACTCGCTGTCCGGAGCGGTGCTTCAGGCGGAGACCCTCCAGCTCATCGTCGTCTACAACATCGCGTACCGGCTGCCGTTCCGGAGCTTCTGGTGGGTGGGGGCCCTGATCGCGGCTCCGCAGACGGCGGGTGCGGTGCGCTTCCCCGATTCGGCCTGGTGGGACCGGGGAGCGCAGTTCCTGTGGGCCACGCTGTTCGTCGCGCTCATGGGCGTGGTGGTCCGCAGCCGCCGTGACTACACCAGAGCACTGGTGGAACGCGCCCGTCAGCTGGAGACCGAACGGGACCAGCAGACCCGTCTCGCCGCCGCCGCGGAACGCGCCCGCATCGCGCGGGAGATGCACGACATCATCGGCCACAACCTGTCGGTCATCACCGGTCTCGCCGACGGTGGCGCGTACGCGTCGAGGAAATCGCCGGAACGTGCCGGGCAAGCGCTGGAGGGGATAGCGACGACGAGCCGTCAGGCCCTCGGCGAGCTCCGGCGTCTGCTGGACGTCCTGCGCGAGGAAGCGCCGGGCGCGCGGGAGCCCGACCTGTCACCCCAGCCGGCTCTCGTGGACCTCGACGGGCTGGTGGAGCGGGTACGTGCCGCCGGTCTTCCCGTCCATACGACGGTGCACGGCACTCCGGACGCCGTGCCTCCCGGGCTCCAGCTCACGGTGTACCGGCTGCTCCAGGAGGCGCTCACGAACACGATGAAACACGCCGGGCCGGGCGCCACCGCGGAGATCCAGGTCCGGTACGAACCGGACGAGGTCCGTCTGGCGGTGACGGACAGGGGCGGCCGGCCGGACAGTTCCGCGGAGCCGCCGCATCCGCTGCCCGTGGATGGCGACGAGCCACGCGCTGACGCGGGGCGCGGGCTCACCGGTATGCGTGAACGCACGGCCTTGTACAGCGGCACACTTGACGCGGGTCCGCTCACCGACGGCCGGGGCCGGCCGGTCGGCTGGCGGGTCCATGCCCTTCTTCCCCTCCCCGAGGAAACCACGACGTGA
- a CDS encoding IS110 family RNA-guided transposase has protein sequence MDRTAQPTMAQHQVEVTGGVDTHKDTHTAAAIDSAGRVLGSAQFPASALGYRKLLTWLSSFGTLLMVGVEGTGAYGAGLARYLREHDVRVVEIDRPDRKTRRWQGKSDPVDAEAAARAALAERRTGTPKFRDGRVEALRALRVARRSAVQQRADVTRQIKNLIVTAPEGVRTMLRYLKDKDLLAVCTGFRPGLDQAGDPVTATKIALRSLARRHRGLGQEIDELDELIAPLTQKINPALTELNGVGPDVAGQLLVTAGDNPDRLRSEAAFAMLCGVAPLPASSGRTHRHRLNRGGDRAANAALYRIVLCRLRWDQRTRTYMERRTRQGLSKKEIIRCLKRFVAREIYHALTTTNATAAAPSHLTTAA, from the coding sequence ATGGACAGGACGGCACAACCCACGATGGCACAGCACCAGGTCGAGGTCACCGGCGGCGTCGACACCCACAAGGACACCCACACCGCGGCGGCGATCGATTCGGCGGGCCGGGTCCTGGGCTCGGCCCAGTTCCCCGCTTCCGCGCTCGGCTACCGCAAGCTTCTGACCTGGCTCTCTTCCTTCGGCACCCTGCTGATGGTCGGGGTCGAGGGCACCGGCGCCTACGGCGCCGGCCTTGCCCGCTACCTGCGTGAACACGACGTGAGGGTGGTCGAGATCGACCGCCCGGACCGCAAGACACGCCGCTGGCAGGGCAAGTCCGACCCGGTCGACGCCGAGGCGGCGGCGCGGGCCGCGCTCGCCGAACGCCGCACCGGCACCCCGAAGTTCCGGGACGGCCGGGTCGAGGCCCTGCGGGCGCTGCGGGTCGCCCGCCGCAGCGCGGTCCAGCAGCGGGCCGACGTCACCCGGCAGATCAAGAACCTGATCGTCACCGCGCCGGAAGGCGTCCGCACGATGCTGCGGTACCTGAAGGACAAGGACCTCCTGGCCGTCTGCACGGGCTTCCGCCCGGGCCTGGACCAGGCGGGCGATCCGGTCACCGCGACGAAGATCGCCCTGCGGTCCCTCGCCCGCCGCCACCGAGGCCTGGGCCAGGAGATCGACGAACTGGACGAGCTGATAGCCCCGCTCACCCAGAAGATCAACCCTGCCCTGACCGAACTGAACGGCGTCGGCCCGGACGTCGCGGGCCAGCTGCTGGTCACGGCCGGGGACAACCCCGACCGGCTCCGCTCGGAAGCGGCGTTCGCCATGCTCTGCGGCGTCGCCCCGCTGCCCGCGTCATCCGGCCGAACCCACCGCCACCGCCTCAACCGGGGCGGCGACCGGGCCGCGAACGCGGCCCTCTACCGGATCGTTCTCTGCCGCCTGCGCTGGGACCAGCGCACCCGCACCTACATGGAACGTCGCACCAGGCAGGGCCTGTCGAAGAAAGAGATCATTCGCTGCCTCAAGCGGTTCGTCGCCCGCGAGATCTACCACGCCCTGACCACCACGAACGCCACAGCAGCGGCCCCAAGCCACCTCACAACCGCTGCTTGA
- a CDS encoding SCO6880 family protein, protein MTTESLSHASHPVSPRRTYLIGRARPNAVVGRNRETGEIALIIGGAFVGMMCGLLVPVLSLRIVLLVGFPMLAFAAVYVPYKRRTFYKWFEINRSYKRRVKQGTTYRSEAPEAGLNLDGREVEVGPPPGIGRITWLSAPFGPDELAVLLHADRKTITAAIEIEGPGVGLRDSEDQEALVDRFGTLLKHVANGDGFVTRIQMLARTLPADPDAHAKDVAQRGDHQAPPWLQESYEQLQSMVSTSSEQHRAYLVACMHHSRELAAEASTMARATRAQTGRKLDRDAGLAIVMARELTDICSRLQEADIRLRQPLGQSRLASLVHSMYDPDHPIDHIQAMTKRNAWPAELDAMEPTYLQAKTRESSTRAPWCHATAWVKEWPMTPVGVNFLAPLLVHTPDVIRTVAVTMDLEPTEIAIERMLTEKTNDEADASRAAKMNRTVDPRDIAAHSRLDQRGEDLASGAAGVNLVGYITVSARSPEALARDKRTIRASAGKSYLKLEWCDREHHRAFVNTLPFATGIRK, encoded by the coding sequence TTGACGACCGAATCGCTGTCCCACGCGTCCCACCCGGTCTCACCCCGCCGCACCTATCTCATCGGCCGGGCCCGGCCCAACGCCGTCGTCGGCCGCAACCGGGAGACCGGCGAGATCGCCCTGATCATCGGCGGCGCCTTCGTCGGCATGATGTGCGGACTCCTCGTCCCCGTGCTGTCCCTGCGGATCGTGCTCCTCGTCGGCTTCCCCATGCTCGCGTTCGCCGCCGTCTACGTCCCCTACAAACGGCGCACGTTCTACAAGTGGTTCGAGATCAACCGCAGCTACAAGCGCCGCGTCAAGCAGGGCACCACGTACCGCTCCGAAGCACCCGAAGCGGGACTGAACCTCGACGGACGCGAGGTCGAGGTCGGCCCCCCGCCCGGCATCGGCCGTATCACCTGGCTGTCCGCGCCCTTCGGCCCCGACGAGCTCGCCGTCCTCCTGCACGCCGACCGCAAGACCATCACCGCCGCCATCGAGATCGAGGGACCCGGCGTAGGGCTGCGCGACTCCGAGGACCAGGAAGCCCTCGTCGACCGCTTCGGCACCCTGCTCAAGCATGTCGCCAACGGCGACGGCTTCGTCACCCGCATCCAGATGCTCGCCCGCACCCTGCCCGCCGACCCCGACGCCCACGCCAAGGACGTCGCCCAGCGCGGCGACCACCAGGCGCCGCCATGGCTCCAGGAGTCCTACGAACAACTCCAGTCCATGGTGTCCACCAGCAGCGAGCAGCACCGCGCGTACCTCGTCGCCTGTATGCACCACAGCCGGGAACTCGCCGCCGAAGCCAGCACCATGGCCCGCGCCACCCGCGCCCAGACCGGCCGCAAGCTCGACCGCGACGCCGGACTCGCCATCGTCATGGCCCGCGAACTCACCGACATCTGCTCCCGCCTCCAGGAAGCCGACATCCGGCTGCGCCAGCCGCTGGGCCAGAGCCGCCTCGCGTCCCTCGTGCACTCCATGTACGACCCGGACCACCCCATCGACCACATCCAGGCCATGACCAAGCGCAACGCCTGGCCCGCCGAGCTCGACGCCATGGAGCCCACGTACCTCCAGGCCAAGACCCGCGAGTCCAGCACCCGCGCCCCCTGGTGCCACGCCACCGCCTGGGTCAAGGAGTGGCCGATGACGCCCGTCGGCGTCAACTTCCTCGCCCCGCTGCTCGTCCACACCCCGGACGTCATCCGCACCGTCGCCGTGACCATGGACCTCGAACCCACCGAGATCGCCATCGAGCGGATGCTCACCGAGAAGACCAACGACGAGGCCGACGCCAGCCGCGCCGCGAAGATGAACCGCACGGTCGACCCCCGGGACATCGCCGCGCACTCCCGGCTCGACCAGCGCGGCGAGGACCTCGCGTCCGGTGCCGCCGGGGTCAACCTCGTCGGCTACATCACCGTGTCCGCCCGCTCCCCCGAGGCTCTCGCCCGCGACAAACGCACCATCCGCGCCTCGGCGGGCAAGTCGTACCTCAAGCTGGAATGGTGCGACCGGGAACACCACCGGGCATTCGTCAACACGCTGCCGTTCGCCACCGGCATCCGCAAATAA
- a CDS encoding ATP-binding protein — protein MRDPLSILTDAFTAFLFGKVETTRLPVRTSTGQAQAVYLPTAAPGLGDSGVIIGREVYSGKGYIYDPFQLYGQQLPAPHWLVLGESGNGKSALEKTYVLRQLRFRDRQVVVLDAQGEDGAGEWNLIAQELGITPIRLDPTAALDMGIRLNPLDPAITTTGQLALLRTIIEVAMGHGLDERSGFALKVAHAFVNETIVTRQPVLTDIVEQLRHPEPESAQAMNVAIDDVRAWGLDVALVLDRLVDGDLRGMFDGPTTVGIDLDAPLIVFDLSHIDRNSIAMPILMAIVGVWLEHTWIRPDRKKRIFLVEEAWHIINSPFVAQLFQRLLKFGRRLGLSFVAVVHHLSDVVDGAAAKEAAAILKMASTRTVYAQKADEARATGRVLGLPRWAVEIIPTLTPGIAVWDVNGNVQVVKHLITEAERPLVFTDRAMTESSATRDEALHAAELEAEERAAAFVEQQIGESSESTVA, from the coding sequence ATGCGGGACCCGCTGTCCATCCTTACGGACGCCTTCACGGCGTTCCTCTTCGGGAAGGTGGAGACGACCCGGCTGCCCGTGCGCACCTCCACGGGCCAGGCCCAGGCCGTCTACCTGCCGACCGCCGCCCCCGGCCTCGGCGACTCCGGCGTGATCATCGGCCGCGAGGTCTACTCCGGCAAGGGCTACATCTACGACCCCTTCCAGCTGTACGGGCAGCAGCTCCCGGCGCCCCACTGGCTGGTGCTCGGCGAGTCCGGCAACGGCAAGTCCGCGCTGGAGAAGACCTACGTCCTGCGCCAGCTCCGGTTCCGCGACCGTCAGGTCGTCGTCCTGGACGCCCAGGGCGAGGACGGCGCCGGCGAATGGAACCTCATCGCGCAGGAGCTGGGCATAACCCCCATCCGGCTCGACCCGACCGCCGCCCTCGACATGGGCATCCGGCTCAACCCGCTCGACCCCGCGATCACCACCACCGGGCAGCTCGCCCTGCTGCGGACCATCATCGAGGTCGCGATGGGCCACGGCCTCGACGAGCGCTCCGGCTTCGCGCTGAAGGTCGCCCACGCCTTCGTCAACGAGACCATCGTGACGCGTCAGCCCGTCCTCACCGACATCGTCGAACAGCTCCGCCACCCCGAACCCGAGTCCGCGCAGGCCATGAACGTCGCCATAGACGACGTCCGCGCGTGGGGCCTCGATGTCGCCCTGGTGCTGGACCGCCTGGTCGACGGTGACCTGCGCGGCATGTTCGACGGCCCCACCACGGTCGGCATCGACCTGGACGCCCCGCTCATCGTGTTCGACCTGTCCCATATCGACCGCAACTCGATCGCCATGCCCATCCTCATGGCCATCGTCGGCGTCTGGCTCGAACACACCTGGATCCGCCCCGACCGCAAGAAGCGCATCTTCCTGGTCGAAGAGGCCTGGCACATCATCAACAGCCCCTTCGTCGCCCAGCTCTTCCAGCGTCTCCTCAAGTTCGGCCGCCGCCTCGGACTGTCCTTCGTCGCGGTCGTCCACCACCTCTCCGACGTGGTCGACGGCGCCGCCGCGAAGGAGGCCGCCGCGATCCTCAAGATGGCCTCCACCCGCACCGTCTACGCGCAGAAGGCCGACGAGGCCCGCGCCACCGGCCGGGTCCTCGGCCTGCCCCGCTGGGCCGTCGAGATCATCCCCACCCTCACCCCCGGTATCGCCGTCTGGGACGTCAACGGCAACGTCCAGGTCGTCAAACACCTGATCACCGAGGCCGAACGCCCCCTCGTCTTCACCGACCGCGCGATGACCGAGTCCTCCGCCACCCGCGACGAGGCCCTGCACGCGGCGGAACTGGAGGCGGAGGAACGCGCGGCGGCCTTCGTCGAACAACAGATCGGCGAATCCTCGGAATCGACGGTCGCCTGA